The Acetonema longum DSM 6540 DNA segment CGTTTTGGCGGTTCTGGCTATCGGTTTCGCCTGGATGGTTTACGGCTCAGGCGCGATTTCTTCCGACAAGCTGGCCTCACAGCTTCGCCCTCTGTACACCCTGAGTTTTCACAAATACTATATAGACGAGATCTACCAATGGTTTAACCAAACGGTAGTGACCGGAATCGGCAAGATCCTGTACTGGGTCGACCTGTATATCGTCGACGGCGTCGTCAACAACCTGGCGGCGGCAGCCGGCGTGACCGGGAATATCCTGCGCCGGGCCCAAACCGGACAGGTACAGCATTATGCTCTGGTGTACTTTGCCGCAGCCGTAGGCCTGGTCCTGCTGATGGTATTCTCCGGGCAGACCGCCCAGACGGCGTTTGCTTGGCTGGGAGGTGCACTATAGATGATGCCTGTGTTATCAACGATTTTGCTGGCGCCTGTTCTGGGCGCTCTGGTAATCTGCTTTCTGCCCAAAGAGGCGGAAAAAGCCATTAAGACCGTTGCCGGTCTGGCTACCGGCGTGATGCTGGCCTTGGCTCTGTATGCCTTTATTGCCTATGATTTTACAGCCGGCGGCATGCAGTTCACGGAATTCATTCCCTGGATCCGGGACCTGGGCGTTAATTACTCCCTGGGGGTAGACGGCATCTCTTTGCCCATGGTGCTTCTTACCGCTCTGATCGGGTTCTCCTCGGTGTTTGCCTCTTACGGGCTCCAGGAGCGGCCCAAGGAATTTTTCCTGCTGCTGCTGCTCCTGATCACCGGAGTTATGGGCACCTTCATTACCCGTGACCTGTTTATCTTCCTGTTGTTCTATGAAGTCGTGGTCATTCCGATTTACATCATGGTCATCATCTGGGGTTCTTCCAAGCGGGTGACCAAGGAATACGCCGGCATCAAGCTGACCATTTACCTTCTGCTGGGATCGGCTTTCATGCTGGTAGGGGTTGTGGCTCTGTATCTGATGGCGTATCCTGCCGGGGAGCGGACCTTTGACATGGCCCTTTTGGCCAAGGCTCACGAACTGGGCCGACTGTCGGCGGACTTCCAGATATTCGCCTTCTTCCTGCTGTTACTGGGTTTTGGCTCCCTGCTGTCCATGTGGCCGCTCCACAGCTGGTCGCCGGACGGTTACGCCGGAGCGCCTACGGCAGTGTCCATGATTCACGCCGGGGTTCTGAAAAAGATCGGCGGCTACGGCCTGATCCGGCTGGGACTGTTGGTTCTGCCCCTGGGGGCCAAGTTCTGGGCGCCGCTGATTGCCTTTTTGGGTGTGGCTAACGTGGCTTATGCCGCCTTTATCGCCATTGTGCAAAAAGATCTGAAATATGTGGTCGGCTACTCGTCGGTGTCTCACATGGGCTATGTTCTGCTGGGCTTCGCCGCCCTGAATCCCATTGGCATCAGCGGTGCTGTCGCCAACATGTTCGCCCATGGCGTCATGGCCGCTTTGTTCTTCTCCATGATCGGCTATGTCTATGAAAGAACCCATATCCGGGCCATTCCCGATCTGGGCGGCCTGGCTCACCAGATGCCCCGGGTGGCTGTGGGCTTTATGCTGGCCGGCATGGCCTCTCTGGGCCTGCCCGGTCTGATCAGCTTCGTGCCTGAGTTTACGATCTTCCTCGGTTCCTTCAGCGTATATCCGGTCCTGGCTCTCCTGGCCATCGCCGGTATCATCCTGACCGCCCTATATGTGCTGCGGGCTCTGGCCAATGTACTGTTTGGCCCCCGTAAGGCCGAATTTGACCATTACCCGGATGCCGGGGGGGTGGCTCTGATGCCGCTGGTAGTGCTGGGAACGGCTCTCATCGTATTCGGCGTCTTCCCCAACCTGTTAATGCGCATGATCGCAAGCGGCATGGACCCGATTCTGCCGCTCCTGGCCAAGCTTTCAGCCGGGCCTGGTCTGCTGACCATGCTGTTGGGAGGGAATTAAGCCATGAATTTTACTATGAATCTTTCGGCTTTGACAACTGAGATCTCTATGGTTTGCCTGGCTGTACTGATCATCCTGCTGGATTTGTTCCTGCCGGACAAGGCCTCCCGCAAGGGGCTGGGCTATCTGACCGTGGCCGGCCTGCTGGTGGTTTTCGGCTGCAGCTTTGCCCGGTACGGTCTGGAAACGACTTTTTACCAGGGCATGTTTGTGGTCGACGACTATGCGGTGTTCTTTAAACAGCTGTTTTTGGCGGCCACCGTGCTGACTCTCCTTTTTTCCTTCGAGTATGTGGAAAGGCTGCCCCGCGGGCGGGGTGAATTTTACGCCATGACGGTTGTTGTGGCTCTGGGCATGATGCTCATGGCTTCGGCGAATGACTTTTTGACTCTCTACATTGCCATGGAGCTCATGACTATAACCTTCTTCATCCTGGTGGCTTATATCATCGGCAACGGTAAATCCAGTGAGGCCGGCATGAAGTATTTGATCATCGCCGCTTCCTCCAGCGCGGTGCTGTTATACGGCGTCAGCCTGGTGTACGGTACTACCGGTTCCATCCTGCTGAGCGAGATTGTTCAGAAGATGACATCCAGCCCGGCGGCTCTGGCCGGCGCGGCCCTGATCATAGTGGGCTTTGCCTTTAAGATCTCGGCAGTGCCTTTCCACATGTGGTCGCCGGACATTTACGAAGGCGCGCCGGTGCCGGTCACAGCTCTGTTGGCTATGGGCTCCAAGGCCGCCGGTTTTGCCGTGCTGGTCCGGGTCATGACTGAAGCCTTTCCGCTGCAGACTGTCAACTGGCTGCTGCCGGTGGCCATTCTGGCGGCAGTCAGCATCCTGGCCGGCAATCTGGCCGCCATTCCTCAGACCAATATCAAACGGATG contains these protein-coding regions:
- a CDS encoding complex I subunit 4 family protein, yielding MMPVLSTILLAPVLGALVICFLPKEAEKAIKTVAGLATGVMLALALYAFIAYDFTAGGMQFTEFIPWIRDLGVNYSLGVDGISLPMVLLTALIGFSSVFASYGLQERPKEFFLLLLLLITGVMGTFITRDLFIFLLFYEVVVIPIYIMVIIWGSSKRVTKEYAGIKLTIYLLLGSAFMLVGVVALYLMAYPAGERTFDMALLAKAHELGRLSADFQIFAFFLLLLGFGSLLSMWPLHSWSPDGYAGAPTAVSMIHAGVLKKIGGYGLIRLGLLVLPLGAKFWAPLIAFLGVANVAYAAFIAIVQKDLKYVVGYSSVSHMGYVLLGFAALNPIGISGAVANMFAHGVMAALFFSMIGYVYERTHIRAIPDLGGLAHQMPRVAVGFMLAGMASLGLPGLISFVPEFTIFLGSFSVYPVLALLAIAGIILTALYVLRALANVLFGPRKAEFDHYPDAGGVALMPLVVLGTALIVFGVFPNLLMRMIASGMDPILPLLAKLSAGPGLLTMLLGGN
- a CDS encoding NADH-quinone oxidoreductase subunit N, with product MNFTMNLSALTTEISMVCLAVLIILLDLFLPDKASRKGLGYLTVAGLLVVFGCSFARYGLETTFYQGMFVVDDYAVFFKQLFLAATVLTLLFSFEYVERLPRGRGEFYAMTVVVALGMMLMASANDFLTLYIAMELMTITFFILVAYIIGNGKSSEAGMKYLIIAASSSAVLLYGVSLVYGTTGSILLSEIVQKMTSSPAALAGAALIIVGFAFKISAVPFHMWSPDIYEGAPVPVTALLAMGSKAAGFAVLVRVMTEAFPLQTVNWLLPVAILAAVSILAGNLAAIPQTNIKRMLAYSSMAQAGYLLTGLVAASAAGVKGILFYGMLYVFANAGAFAVVTAVHLETGSDDIASYAGLAQRSPMLTAVMTISLLSMAGIPPLAGFTGKLYLFTAVVDQGYIWLAFLGFIMSMISVYYYLMVVKTMFLQKPTVNTPLVYSNSLALAAFLAMVLTIGCGIYPAPLAELANMAAGSLF